The following is a genomic window from Bacteroidota bacterium.
GAATCGGCAGTGATAGGATCCGTGCCGATGTAAGGATAGATCGTATCGAAAATTTCTTTCGGCAATAATTCTGTCGTAGCAGTTACTTCTTCTCCGGTGGAAGGATCTTTTGCATGAATAGTGTACGTTCCGAAATCAACAAGAAGAATATTCAGACTCGCATAAATTCCGGGAGTGAGCATGTACAACGTGTCCGTTCCTCCCGGATGTGTGACAGTGACAATTGCATTGCTCACAAGAATACTGTCGATGAAATTATTCTGCAGCGTATCCTGATTTCCCCCGGAACTCAGCGCAGAAAAACTTTTTGTGAGGCCCACGACCATCACGCTGTTTGGAATAATCTGTGAAGCGATCACCAGTTTGCTCGGAGCAGGAGCTACACCAATGTCAATAGGTTTCGGCCTGCAGTTGCCCATGATAAAAGCAAGAAGGATGAAGAGATATATTTTGTTTTTGCTCATTTTATTTTTGTGTAGTAAACTCTTCGTATTTTCTACTCCGCATTAGAATCTGAAATTATAAGCGATGCTCGGAATAAATCCGAATAATCCTACCGCCTGGTATTTGTATCCGCCGTTTCCATCGGCAACAATATTTATTTTGTAAGGTTGTGCGCGATTGTAAACATTGTAACCACCGATCTGCCATTCACCCGTCCACTTCATCCACTTTCTGTTCAGGCGCGATTTGATCACGAGGTTTACATCGAGACGATGCGACGGAGGAAGTTCAATCGCATTTTTATCGGAATAGATGGGAAGAATATTCACGTGTGTGAGCGTCGCGTCGGGCATGAGAAAATCTCCTGTCACTGCGGTGAATCTTTGCCCGGTGGAATAAACCCAAACAGCAGCGAAAGAAATTCTTTTCGTGATCTCGTACGTTCCCACAATGGAAAAATCGTGGCGGCGATCGTATTTCGAAAAATACGGATTGCCTTTATTCAGATCAGGAAAATCACGCACGGACCAGGAAAGTGTATAGCCGATCCAGCCGGTGAGTTTTCCTTCGGTACGTTGCGCAAAAAATTCAAATCCGTAAGCATGGCCTTTTCCTTTCACCAGTTCATTCTCATAATTGTCATTAAGAATAAGCACAGCGCCCTCACGATATTCAATAATGTTCTGCATCCACTTGTAATAACTTTCAACAGTAACAAGTGTTTTTATTTTCTGGATATTCAGGTTGTATGCAACAGCAAGCTGATCGGCGTAAAGTGGTTTTATGTTTTTTGTAACCGGATACCAGAGATCAGTAGGCAATGCAACGGATGAACTCGACACGAGATGCAAATATTGTGTCATGCGCGAATAACTGAATTTGAAGGACTGGTGAGGCCGGAAAAGATAGGTTGCTGAAAAACGTGGCTCGGGGCTCGAATAAAATTTTCCCGGAGCTGCACATCCCGTCATACGCATTCCGAAATTTATTTTGAAAAGTGAATCGAGCTGAATCTCTTGGTTGTAATACAAGCCAAGCTCATGCGTGTAGATGCGCGCACCCTCGCGTGAACGCAGGTAATCGGAAATATCTCCCGATGTGCTCACCACGTTCGGCCGGAAAATATGCATCGTGTAAGCAAATCCATACCGGATGGTATTTTCCGGATTCACATAAAAACTATAATCATCACGCGCACCAAAATCAGAAATTCTTGAACGTGTGAGAAAAGAATTCCCGGGAATACTTGCTTCCACATCATAACGGAATCGCGTTTGAACAAGAGAAATATTCGAGAACAAACGCGGGTTGAAAGTGTGATTCCATCTTGCAGTTGTCGTGAAATTTCCGAGCTTGAATCCACCGTCGAAAAAAGAACTGTCCGACTTTTGTTTTGTACTCAGTATATCATCGCCGTAATAACCGCTGAGAAAAAGACGATTGTTCTGGTTCACGAGATAATTCAGTTTCATATTCGCATCATAGAAATAATAAGGCAACACATTCTGTCCGTGATAAGCGAGCTTGAAAACCTGGTCGATGTAAGAACGCCGCGCAGAAAATAAAAATGAAGAAGTATCTTTTTTTATCGGCCCTTCAATCGTGATATGCGACGACAATAATCCTATTCCTCCTACAGCATGAAATTTCTGCTGGTCACCATCTTTCATCCTGATGTCCATCACTGAAGAGAGCCGCCCACCGTATTGCGCCGGAAATCCTCCTTTGTAAACGGTAATGTCTTTCAGCGCATCATTATTGAAAACAGAAAAAAATCCGAACAGGTGCGATACGTTGTAAACCGTTGCCTCGTCAAGTAGAATTAAATTATCATCGCCATTTCCGCCACGCACATACATCCCGTTCTGTCCTTCGCCCCCGCGTTTTATTCCAGGCATCAACTGAACTACTTTGATAATATCCGTTTCTCCACCAATGGTGGGAACCAAACGTATCTTGTCGACAGGAATACTGATTACGCTCGTTTGTGTGGACTGCACCTGGTCCTGGTTGCGATCGGCTTTGATGACCACTTCTGTTTTCATCACTGCAGAATTCGAAAGTTTTACATCCTGCGTCACATCGGCATTGAGCGAAATGGAAATTGTTTTTGTGCGATAGCCCACGAAATTGTAAAGCAATTCATAATCGCCCTGCGGAAGAGTGATGGAATAAAATCCGTAAACATTCGCGCCGGCACCTTTGCTCGTTCCTTTGGCGAAAACAGAAGCGCCGATGAGCATTTCTCCATTCGAAGAATCAGAAATAAAACCAGAGATCGTGTAGGAATTCTGCGCAGGCAGAACAGTTGCGGAGAAAAAAAATAAAATAATCAGTAAAAGAAAAATCCGTCTCATCGGTTATGCCAAAGTTAGACGGATTTCCTGTTTTATAAGTTACACCTCCCGAACGTCATTTGGGAGATTCTTTATAGACGAGCATCACGGCATCGCACGTTTTAAGATCGGAACTGAGCACAACATTCGAACTGTTTTTCCCGTCTTTGATAATGATAGCGCATGTGTTCGGTGGAGTTTTTCCCATATTCACCGCATAAAGCACGAGTTGTTTCGGATGAGCCGGATCGAGTGTGATCTCGTATGTTTTTTTCTTGTGCGTTAAGCTGAGATTTTCCACAATGGCCGAATCGCCGAAATAAATAGACACACTATCCCCATCCACTTCATCTTTATCGAACAAGGTTACTTCAATTGTTCTCGAATGAACTTCTATCGTGCGTCCTTTCTTAACTTTTCTTCCATTGAGTTCCTGCATTGCAAATGCATCGGGCTTCAGAACTTTTACAGTAATATTTTTACTTCCACCTTCACCAGTCACTACAAAAGTTTTTTGTTCATCCATTTTCACGGTCAGCTGATCGGTGGTAGAAAGTATCTTGGCCGGTTTTCCGTATTCGGCCCAGGAATAAGTTTTGCTTCCGGTAGCAATGAGATGCGCCTCTGTTCCTATCGCAACCAGCGTATCGCCTGTCACCTCAAGTGAATTTTCCACGGGCTTCACGGTTACGTCATCAATGTAATAGGCAGCGA
Proteins encoded in this region:
- a CDS encoding DUF4249 family protein, with translation MSKNKIYLFILLAFIMGNCRPKPIDIGVAPAPSKLVIASQIIPNSVMVVGLTKSFSALSSGGNQDTLQNNFIDSILVSNAIVTVTHPGGTDTLYMLTPGIYASLNILLVDFGTYTIHAKDPSTGEEVTATTELLPKEIFDTIYPYIGTDPITADSAPYIHYELTDFPNEQDYYVACYYRKSSDTSMFDLNNYFTQGTNQLSAFDLITDQDFDQDGKLTRNQQLSGVGINDTIACTISHITKGYYEFLTAYKRSSSLFNQLSGEPINYPSNVEGGYGYFATHFPDVRYFYLVNYH
- a CDS encoding TonB-dependent receptor; the encoded protein is MRRIFLLLIILFFFSATVLPAQNSYTISGFISDSSNGEMLIGASVFAKGTSKGAGANVYGFYSITLPQGDYELLYNFVGYRTKTISISLNADVTQDVKLSNSAVMKTEVVIKADRNQDQVQSTQTSVISIPVDKIRLVPTIGGETDIIKVVQLMPGIKRGGEGQNGMYVRGGNGDDNLILLDEATVYNVSHLFGFFSVFNNDALKDITVYKGGFPAQYGGRLSSVMDIRMKDGDQQKFHAVGGIGLLSSHITIEGPIKKDTSSFLFSARRSYIDQVFKLAYHGQNVLPYYFYDANMKLNYLVNQNNRLFLSGYYGDDILSTKQKSDSSFFDGGFKLGNFTTTARWNHTFNPRLFSNISLVQTRFRYDVEASIPGNSFLTRSRISDFGARDDYSFYVNPENTIRYGFAYTMHIFRPNVVSTSGDISDYLRSREGARIYTHELGLYYNQEIQLDSLFKINFGMRMTGCAAPGKFYSSPEPRFSATYLFRPHQSFKFSYSRMTQYLHLVSSSSVALPTDLWYPVTKNIKPLYADQLAVAYNLNIQKIKTLVTVESYYKWMQNIIEYREGAVLILNDNYENELVKGKGHAYGFEFFAQRTEGKLTGWIGYTLSWSVRDFPDLNKGNPYFSKYDRRHDFSIVGTYEITKRISFAAVWVYSTGQRFTAVTGDFLMPDATLTHVNILPIYSDKNAIELPPSHRLDVNLVIKSRLNRKWMKWTGEWQIGGYNVYNRAQPYKINIVADGNGGYKYQAVGLFGFIPSIAYNFRF